A genomic stretch from Mastacembelus armatus chromosome 7, fMasArm1.2, whole genome shotgun sequence includes:
- the LOC113145819 gene encoding vitamin D3 receptor A isoform X3 → MEPMTVTTSVVGPDEFDRNAPRICGVCGDKATGFHFNAMTCEGCKGFFRRSMKRKASFTCPFSGSCTITKDNRRHCQACRLKRCIDIGMMKEFILTDEEVQRKKEMILKRKEEEAAREAMRPRLNEEQARMISCLVEAHHKTYDASYSDFSRFRPPVREGPVTRSASRAASLHSLSDASSDSFNHSPESADSKMNFNSLLMMYQDGTSSPDSREDDTKLSMLPHLADLVSYSIQKVIGFAKMIPGFRDLTAEDQIALLKSSAIEIIMLRSNQSFNLEDMSWSCGGPDFKYCISDVTKAGHTLELLEPLVKFQVGLKKLNLHEEEHVLLMAICLLSPDRPGVQDHARVEQLQDHLSEALQAYIRVNHPGGRLLYAKMIQKLADLRSLNEEHSKQYRSLSFQPEHSMQLTPLVLEVFGSEVS, encoded by the exons ATGGAGCCCATGACGGTGACGACGTCAGTGGTCGGACCGGACGAGTTCGACCGCAATGCCCCGCGAATCTGTGGAGTATGTGGCGACAAGGCCACCGGCTTCCACTTCAATGCCATGACCTGTGAGGGCTGCAAAGGGTTCTTCAG GCGCAGTATGAAGCGTAAAGCATCCTTCACTTGTCCATTCAGTGGAAGCTGCACCATCACCAAAGACAACCGGCGTCACTGCCAGGCCTGTCGTCTTAAACGCTGCATTGACATCGGCATGATGAAGGAGT TCATCCTGACAGATGAGGAAGttcagagaaagaaggagatgATACtcaagaggaaagaagaggaggcagCACGGGAGGCGATGAGGCCACGGCTGAATGAAGAGCAGGCACGGATGATCTCCTGCCTGGTGGAAGCTCACCACAAGACCTACGATGCTTCCTATTCTGATTTCTCCCGCTTCAGG cctcCAGTACGTGAAGGCCCAGTAACACGTAGTGCCAGTAGAGCCGCCTCCCTTCACTCTCTGTCTGATGCCTCCTCTGACTCATTCAATCACTCTCcag AATCCGCAGACTCCAAGATGAACTTCAACAGCTTGTTAATGATGTACCAGGATGGCACTAGCAGTCCAGACTCCAGGGAGGACGACACAAAGCTTTCCATGTTGCCCCACTTGGCTGATCTGGTCTCCTACAGCATCCAGAAGGTCATTGGCTTTGCAAAGATGATCCCAGGTTTCAG AGACCTCACAGCAGAGGACCAGATTGCTCTGTTGAAGTCAAGTGCCATTGAGATCATCATGCTGCGTTCCAACCAGTCATTCAATCTGGAGGATATGTCCTGGAGCTGCGGGGGTCCAGACTTTAAATACTGCATTAGTGACGTTACAAAGG CGGGTCACACTCTGGAGCTGTTGGAGCCGCTGGTCAAGTTCCAGGTTGGTCTGAAGAAACTCAACTTACACGAGGAAGAACATGTGCTGCTCATGGCCATCTGCCTTCTCTCCCCAG ATCGTCCTGGTGTACAAGACCATGCCCGCGTTGAGCAGCTCCAAGATCACCTGTCAGAGGCACTGCAGGCTTACATCCGGGTCAACCACCCAGGTGGACGTCTCCTCTATGCCAAGATGATCCAGAAGCTGGCCGACCTGCGTAGTCTGAACGAGGAGCACTCCAAACAGTACCGCTCACTCTCCTTCCAGCCGGAGCACAGCATGCAGCTCACCCCTCTGGTGCTGGAAGTGTTTGGGAGCGAGGTGTCATAG
- the LOC113145819 gene encoding vitamin D3 receptor A isoform X2: MDHLMEPMTVTTSVVGPDEFDRNAPRICGVCGDKATGFHFNAMTCEGCKGFFRRSMKRKASFTCPFSGSCTITKDNRRHCQACRLKRCIDIGMMKEFILTDEEVQRKKEMILKRKEEEAAREAMRPRLNEEQARMISCLVEAHHKTYDASYSDFSRFRPPVREGPVTRSASRAASLHSLSDASSDSFNHSPESADSKMNFNSLLMMYQDGTSSPDSREDDTKLSMLPHLADLVSYSIQKVIGFAKMIPGFRDLTAEDQIALLKSSAIEIIMLRSNQSFNLEDMSWSCGGPDFKYCISDVTKAGHTLELLEPLVKFQVGLKKLNLHEEEHVLLMAICLLSPDRPGVQDHARVEQLQDHLSEALQAYIRVNHPGGRLLYAKMIQKLADLRSLNEEHSKQYRSLSFQPEHSMQLTPLVLEVFGSEVS, encoded by the exons TGATGGAGCCCATGACGGTGACGACGTCAGTGGTCGGACCGGACGAGTTCGACCGCAATGCCCCGCGAATCTGTGGAGTATGTGGCGACAAGGCCACCGGCTTCCACTTCAATGCCATGACCTGTGAGGGCTGCAAAGGGTTCTTCAG GCGCAGTATGAAGCGTAAAGCATCCTTCACTTGTCCATTCAGTGGAAGCTGCACCATCACCAAAGACAACCGGCGTCACTGCCAGGCCTGTCGTCTTAAACGCTGCATTGACATCGGCATGATGAAGGAGT TCATCCTGACAGATGAGGAAGttcagagaaagaaggagatgATACtcaagaggaaagaagaggaggcagCACGGGAGGCGATGAGGCCACGGCTGAATGAAGAGCAGGCACGGATGATCTCCTGCCTGGTGGAAGCTCACCACAAGACCTACGATGCTTCCTATTCTGATTTCTCCCGCTTCAGG cctcCAGTACGTGAAGGCCCAGTAACACGTAGTGCCAGTAGAGCCGCCTCCCTTCACTCTCTGTCTGATGCCTCCTCTGACTCATTCAATCACTCTCcag AATCCGCAGACTCCAAGATGAACTTCAACAGCTTGTTAATGATGTACCAGGATGGCACTAGCAGTCCAGACTCCAGGGAGGACGACACAAAGCTTTCCATGTTGCCCCACTTGGCTGATCTGGTCTCCTACAGCATCCAGAAGGTCATTGGCTTTGCAAAGATGATCCCAGGTTTCAG AGACCTCACAGCAGAGGACCAGATTGCTCTGTTGAAGTCAAGTGCCATTGAGATCATCATGCTGCGTTCCAACCAGTCATTCAATCTGGAGGATATGTCCTGGAGCTGCGGGGGTCCAGACTTTAAATACTGCATTAGTGACGTTACAAAGG CGGGTCACACTCTGGAGCTGTTGGAGCCGCTGGTCAAGTTCCAGGTTGGTCTGAAGAAACTCAACTTACACGAGGAAGAACATGTGCTGCTCATGGCCATCTGCCTTCTCTCCCCAG ATCGTCCTGGTGTACAAGACCATGCCCGCGTTGAGCAGCTCCAAGATCACCTGTCAGAGGCACTGCAGGCTTACATCCGGGTCAACCACCCAGGTGGACGTCTCCTCTATGCCAAGATGATCCAGAAGCTGGCCGACCTGCGTAGTCTGAACGAGGAGCACTCCAAACAGTACCGCTCACTCTCCTTCCAGCCGGAGCACAGCATGCAGCTCACCCCTCTGGTGCTGGAAGTGTTTGGGAGCGAGGTGTCATAG
- the LOC113145819 gene encoding vitamin D3 receptor A isoform X1, protein MSSLIFLFFTVMEPMTVTTSVVGPDEFDRNAPRICGVCGDKATGFHFNAMTCEGCKGFFRRSMKRKASFTCPFSGSCTITKDNRRHCQACRLKRCIDIGMMKEFILTDEEVQRKKEMILKRKEEEAAREAMRPRLNEEQARMISCLVEAHHKTYDASYSDFSRFRPPVREGPVTRSASRAASLHSLSDASSDSFNHSPESADSKMNFNSLLMMYQDGTSSPDSREDDTKLSMLPHLADLVSYSIQKVIGFAKMIPGFRDLTAEDQIALLKSSAIEIIMLRSNQSFNLEDMSWSCGGPDFKYCISDVTKAGHTLELLEPLVKFQVGLKKLNLHEEEHVLLMAICLLSPDRPGVQDHARVEQLQDHLSEALQAYIRVNHPGGRLLYAKMIQKLADLRSLNEEHSKQYRSLSFQPEHSMQLTPLVLEVFGSEVS, encoded by the exons ATGtcttctctcattttccttttcttcacaGTGATGGAGCCCATGACGGTGACGACGTCAGTGGTCGGACCGGACGAGTTCGACCGCAATGCCCCGCGAATCTGTGGAGTATGTGGCGACAAGGCCACCGGCTTCCACTTCAATGCCATGACCTGTGAGGGCTGCAAAGGGTTCTTCAG GCGCAGTATGAAGCGTAAAGCATCCTTCACTTGTCCATTCAGTGGAAGCTGCACCATCACCAAAGACAACCGGCGTCACTGCCAGGCCTGTCGTCTTAAACGCTGCATTGACATCGGCATGATGAAGGAGT TCATCCTGACAGATGAGGAAGttcagagaaagaaggagatgATACtcaagaggaaagaagaggaggcagCACGGGAGGCGATGAGGCCACGGCTGAATGAAGAGCAGGCACGGATGATCTCCTGCCTGGTGGAAGCTCACCACAAGACCTACGATGCTTCCTATTCTGATTTCTCCCGCTTCAGG cctcCAGTACGTGAAGGCCCAGTAACACGTAGTGCCAGTAGAGCCGCCTCCCTTCACTCTCTGTCTGATGCCTCCTCTGACTCATTCAATCACTCTCcag AATCCGCAGACTCCAAGATGAACTTCAACAGCTTGTTAATGATGTACCAGGATGGCACTAGCAGTCCAGACTCCAGGGAGGACGACACAAAGCTTTCCATGTTGCCCCACTTGGCTGATCTGGTCTCCTACAGCATCCAGAAGGTCATTGGCTTTGCAAAGATGATCCCAGGTTTCAG AGACCTCACAGCAGAGGACCAGATTGCTCTGTTGAAGTCAAGTGCCATTGAGATCATCATGCTGCGTTCCAACCAGTCATTCAATCTGGAGGATATGTCCTGGAGCTGCGGGGGTCCAGACTTTAAATACTGCATTAGTGACGTTACAAAGG CGGGTCACACTCTGGAGCTGTTGGAGCCGCTGGTCAAGTTCCAGGTTGGTCTGAAGAAACTCAACTTACACGAGGAAGAACATGTGCTGCTCATGGCCATCTGCCTTCTCTCCCCAG ATCGTCCTGGTGTACAAGACCATGCCCGCGTTGAGCAGCTCCAAGATCACCTGTCAGAGGCACTGCAGGCTTACATCCGGGTCAACCACCCAGGTGGACGTCTCCTCTATGCCAAGATGATCCAGAAGCTGGCCGACCTGCGTAGTCTGAACGAGGAGCACTCCAAACAGTACCGCTCACTCTCCTTCCAGCCGGAGCACAGCATGCAGCTCACCCCTCTGGTGCTGGAAGTGTTTGGGAGCGAGGTGTCATAG